The Ipomoea triloba cultivar NCNSP0323 chromosome 14, ASM357664v1 region ATCGTTAAGCAATCCTATAGTAGTGACTGGTCATTCCTTTCTTATTCGTGAAGTTGTCTATTAGTTGCACCTGAAATTAGAAGATGGGTCAATGGGACAGATAATCTGCAGAACTCTAAAATGTCGTTAGTTCGGCATCATTAAACCTCGCATCCAATTACCatgtttcttctttttctcgTTTTCACtttataatcacaaaattaccTTGCTACTatagagcatatataatataatatataaacataaacgtGCAATTCAACTACCAACTTAGTCTTTTAGTTGGGATGAAACACCTTCcttcaatttagtatcagagcCAACCCTATACAAATTACATTCCACGTGTTACGTGAGGCCCTTCAAAAGTAACCGACCCCCACATGAGAAGGGGTgtattgaacatataatatataaacataaatgtacagtcCAAagggtaaccccagccaagatggctaagaatacaaacttgtaaccacaaggtcacaagtttgaatcCTAGCCTTCTTGGTTTGGGCCGGTCAACTATGGGCAACCAAGGCTGATTAACCGCGTTGTGGTTCTTTGctgactagggtcacaaggcgaggTTTACCCCatgcacaccctcgggtagtAGCTGCGAGTTTCCCTTGTCACCCCCAAAAAAAAGTGCAGCCCAAGTGTCCACTCTATATTTAACTTTTGCCACTCTATAAAGGCTGCTTAAAAGATAATCAAAATATATCAGCAGTCTTTGCACAATAGGCCTAACTTAAACTTGCTTCAACTGTATTATCTACTACGACCCTAAAGTTAATAGCATGCTTGCATTCCAAGTGTAGAAGAAGAGAAACTACTTAAATTATGATGATAATACTAGTGAATATATTGGGCATGCATAATCCTAGAAAGGTACTCTAATTATTATACCTCGCTCTCGCTACAGATTCTCGAAACTTACGGcccttattttttttggaaaaaaggATTCTTTTAAGAACAGAATATTCCTGTCAGTGATGACAACAGTAACATTAAACCATGAGTAAATAAGTGGGTATCTTTCAAAATCTTCCATCTCTACAAGAAGATTTAAAAGTACCGAACATTGATATAACATACCTCTTCCACAAGATCCCCGGCAATTCCTCTAACAACTTCACAAAGATTGTTCTCGGTGAATGAATCATTGATCCAGAAACTCATGTCTTTGTAGCATGGAGGATACTGCAAGGTTACAGATATTTCAACCACAATATTAAAAGGTTGAATGCGTTAATACCTAAACAGCTAAACTACTCTCGGTATAGGACTaagaaacaaaatatatttaaaaaaaaaaattctggaaCGTAAGTGTTTTAGCAACTCATTATAAAACAAATGAGATAAAAAATTGAGAGCTGAAAGGTcaagaaacaaaataataacattaagtTTTGGCAAAGTCCAAGTATCATAAAACGTTAGCATTCATTCTTTATGGTACTATTTTAAGCACACAATACAAATGTTAAGCAATACCTTAGAAAATGGCTTGAACTTCACTCCAAGTTGGCCACTTGAAAACTATACGCAATCAGGAACACAGTATTGAGAACATTTGGTAGGAAAAAGATGATAGGATTCATAATAatgcaaaatcaaaatcaagagAAAATAAAACATGCTGGAAATTTACTTGAGATGTAAAACGCTCATCAGCAGACCAGAAAAGTCGGATATCCGGAATATCGAAGAGAACCATTGCCAATCGTTCCAATCCAAGTCCAAAAGCCCAAGCAACATTATTGGTTCTCCCACCTCTTTTCAGTATTTCTTGCTCTGTTACCCCACAACCTAATACTTCCATCCACCTTTCCTGGTAAACAATTCCATAACAAGTCAACAATAATAGTACACtataatttctctaataaaaatattatttaacattgtaatattcaagaaaaaaggaaataaactaTTCT contains the following coding sequences:
- the LOC116003953 gene encoding phenylalanine--tRNA ligase, chloroplastic/mitochondrial-like, which gives rise to MRWVDTYFPFTNPSFELEIYFQERWMEVLGCGVTEQEILKRGGRTNNVAWAFGLGLERLAMVLFDIPDIRLFWSADERFTSQFSSGQLGVKFKPFSKYPPCYKDMSFWINDSFTENNLCEVVRGIAGDLVEEVQLIDNFTNKKGMTSHYYRIA